Within Candidatus Gorgyraea atricola, the genomic segment TGAGAGAGGGAGACTGGTTGGCCCTGGATGAGATAAACCTTGCTGAATCGCAGGTCCTGGAGAGGATAAATTCACTGCTGGATGACGATGGGCAGCTGAGGATCACAGAGCATCATGATGAGACATGGATCAAGGATCCAGAATACGATAGAAGGGTCAAGGATATTCAGGATAAAGAGAATTGTTCTGAGGAAGAAGCCAAAAAGATCCTGACTGAACAGAGAGTATTTTGTATACATCCAAAATTCAGGCTTTTTGCAACAATGAATCCTGCTGAATATGCTGGTAGAAATCTCTTGTCCCCTGCCTTGATGAATCGTTTCCGAGTCAAATGGATCGATGATTTATATATGAATGAGAAGAAGGCAATACTTCACGAGATCTATGGTGCTCGCGATGGCAGGCCCGGTTTGAGCCTTGATCATATTGATCGCCTTGATTATCTGCACACCGGTATCAAGAACCTTTCTATATCAAGGGATTTCGGAGCTGATGAAAGAGACCCTTATTACTATAGCCTGAGGGATTTGATGAAAGTAGGGAAAAGAGTTAAAGTCAGGATCGAAGACATGCTTGACAGAGGAGACGGGGTTTCAGGGCAGGAGATCACTAATTTTGTATACCAGGAATTTCTGGAAGTATATGGCGACAGGATCAGAGACGAAGACGAGTATAAACGCTTCAGAGATTTCATGGTCAAGGCTGTGTTTCCGAATGGCTTAGAAGATAAGAATTTCAGGATAAGCGAGAGTGAGGATAAAGTTAGATTTGGAGAGGTTGTTTTAGATAAATGGAAAGAGGGCGGTAAGTATGTGCCTGATGAATGGGCTAGACTTACTCAAACACCAAGCACCAGGAAGCATTTAAAGAAACTTGCAAAGGCAGTAAAGCTGGATGAAAAACTGCTGATGGTAGGTCCTACTGGCAGCGCCAAGACATCTCTGGCAAGATGCCTTGCTCATATGACAGGTAATAACTTCATGAGGGTAAATTTGGATGCGCAGGCAGATACAGCAGAGATCATAGGCCATTATGTACCAGAGGAGGATTCAGAGGATAAGTTCAGGTGGGTGGACGGTGACCTTATTGAGGCCATGAGGAATGGTTGCTGGATTCTGTTTGACGAGATAAACCTTGCTGAGCCTGAGATCCTGGAGAGAATAAATTCGTTGCTGGACGATGACGGATGCCTGGTTATAACAGAACATGAGGGCGAGAAATGGATATCTGCCAAAGATTATGACGAAAAGGTCCTTAATTATGTTGAGGAGAAAAAGACTGATAAAGACGAGAGGGATGAAAGCGAAATAGAGAAAGAGGCAAAAGAGAAGCTGTTCAAGCAAGGGATTTACAGGATCCATCATAATTTCCGATTATTTGCTGCCATGAATCCTGAAAGGTACGCAGGAAGAAATAGATTGTCCCTTGCCATGCGTAACAAATTCTCAGAGACCTGGATATCCGGGAAGCTCAGCATAAAAGAGAAGAGGGATATTGTTACAGATTTTCTTGATAATGTTCAGGATGCCGAGTCTGTAGCCAGAGATATGGTCCTTTTCCATGAAAGGGTAGAGAGGCTTAAAGAAGAACAATTGTTTGAAGGCGGAGGGCCTGGAGGCTATGAGTTCAGCATGCGAGAACTGAAGAGCTGGGCAATGTATATCAATAAATATAAGGATACGCTGGGCATTGAAAAGGCATTTATAAAAGGCGCTCGTTATGTCTATTATGACAGGATAGAATCTTTACCCGCGGAGATCTCTCTGGATCCTGAAAAAGACAGAAAGGCATTTCGTAAATTGTTAAGAAAAATAAAGCTTAGGAATGCCAGGAGTCACATAAAAGACGTTTTTGAAAAAGAGGTCAAAAAATCAGACAAGGCCGTGGTACAGAAAGATGGCCAGGAGATACAGATATTCGATACTGTATTAGAGGTAAACAAAGACGAGGATAGAGAATATGTGCCCAGCAGGGAAACAGCAGACCTTATTCTTACAGACGCTACGCTCAAGAACCTGGAAAAGGTAGTCGAGTCTGTATCTTTAAAGGAAAATCTTTTGCTTAAAGGAGAGACTGGCGTAGGAAAGACTTCGCTTATAAGATACCTTGCCTACATCACAGGGAACAGCTTCAGAAGGTTTAATCTGAGCGGCCAGACAGAAAAGATAGATTTTATAGGAGGGTTCAAGCCCAGAAAAGGGCACTTTGAATGGCATCCTGGTATACTTATTGAGGCAATGAAAAGAGGAGATTGGTTTGTCCTGGATGAGATCAATCTCGCTCCGCCTCAAGTGCTGGAGAGGATAAATTCATTATTGGATGACGATGGCTTTATAGTAATTACAGAGCATAAGGGAGAAAAATGGATCCAGGCAGAAAAGTATAATGTAATGAAGAGTAGATACAGGCAGGAATTCAGCCTAACAGAAGAAGAAGCAGAGCAGAGATTGACCGATGAATATATTTTTAAAATACACGAAAACTTCAGATTATTCGCTACCATGAATCCAGATGAGTATGCCGGCAGAAAGGCATTTTCGCCAGCGCTTCTTAATCGATTTAGGGTCAAATGGATAGACGAGCTTCCTGAAAAGGATCTAAAAGAGATCTTAGCAAAGAGATACAGCAGTTTTGCCTCTAAGGGTTTTATCGATAAGGCGTTAAATGTCCATCATAAAATGAGGGAGAACGCCGAAGGAATAATCGAGGAGAAGATCTGTTTTACAGTGCGTCATCTTATGCGCTGGTTTGATCGAGTGCAGAACGGCATTAAAAGAGACTCGCAGGCAGATATTGATCGGTTAGCGGTTATTGAAGCAAAAGAGGTGTATGGCGATGGCTTATCAGATGAGTTTATGCACCTTAATCTTAAGAAAGAACTTGTGGATATTCTTAAAGGAGAATTTGGCAGTGATTATAAAGATGCCAGTATGGAGATCAGGCAAGAGCAAGATTTTGCTTATTTTGGAGAGGTTAAATTAGCCAGAGAAGATATAAGCGAGAGGGAGAAATGGGTAAGCGGCCCAGCGCTTCGCGAAGTCCCATCCACATGCAGGTTCTTGAAAAAACTGGCAAAGTGCGTCTCAGAAGAAGAGGCAGTTCTTATGGTAGGCCTTACTGGAGGCGGCAAGACATCTCTCCCGAGGTACCTGTCTGATCTGACTAATAGTAATTTCGTTGCGCTGGATTTAGATGGACAGACTGATACAGCCCAGCTGATAGGTCAATACGTGCCAAACGAAAAGGTCGAGGGTGGTTACGAGTGGAAAGATGGACTTCTTGTCGAGGCAATGAAAAAAGGATGGTGGATACTAATAGATGAGATCAATCTTGCTGAGCCAGAGATAATCGAGAGATTAAATTCACTTCTTGATGACGATGGTTATCTTGTGCTAACCGAACACGACAATGAAAAAGTGGTGCCAAAAGAAGGATTCCGCTTGTTCACAGCCATGAATCCTGAGCATTATGCTGGCAGGACAAAGCTCTCTATTGCTATGCTCAATAAATTCCACCAGATGTGGGTGCCAAGAGATTTTAAGCATGACGAAGAGCTTGAACTGGTTAATCATTATTTAGGACATGATGGCGAGATACCAACAGCTACTATACATGTTGCTGATGATATAGTGCGTGAGGTAGAGGATTTTATACAGAAAGAGATTGAAGAAGAAGACAAGAGGCGCGAGGCGTATGAGAAGAGGCAAAGAGAACTGGCGCTTGCCAGAGAAGAGGCCTTTAATTCAGTGACTATGTTTGGTCTTGCAGGATTGGATTATATGATCAAATCCTTAAGCTCGATTTTTAAAAAAGACAGGCAGATAGAAAGAAAACTGAATCTAGGGGTTAAATATTTCAATGAAAAGAGAGAAAGAAAGGTCCCTGGTTTGAGTGCTGCAGAAAGAAGAAAGCTTAAAAAGCTCAACCGCAGATTAAAAGACATAGAACTTATTACAAGATTCTATGGAAGGGACTTTGATATTGATATATATCCTGGAGATGGGTGGGCGATAGCCTATCCGCCAGGAAAACCTCCAAGAATTATATTCCCAAAGAAAGAACTCCTGACAAAAAAGAGAGATTATGTTGCTGGAGCGTCTGTTCACGAGGCTGGCCATAGAGATATTTCCTGGATCAATAAATTTTTTATGCAAAAAGAAAGCAGGCGCTTTCTATTAAATGCAGTTGAGGATCCGCGCACCAATATCTGGACAAGGACAAAGGCAGGAGGCACTCAGAAATTTACCGACGCCTTGTATGTGGATTCATATCCCACGCATCCTGAGAAGACATTGGATGAAAGCGGTGTTATGCCGCATATACAATTCGGACTTGGGCTAATACACCATTGGTATTATGGTAAAGAGCATCCAGGGATAAGAGATCCAAAGGTATTAGAGGCCCTGGAAAAGACAAGGGAGGATACAATAAGGGCGTATAATATCCATGCAGGGGTCTTGGCCATATCTAAAGATGAAGAGATCGAAGACAGGTTTATCATTGATTCACCGCTTTACGGTAAACAGAAAATAGATTTAAAGATCGGCGATACATCTGGATTGACACGGGATGACATAAGCAGGATTACAAGGGTTGACAAAGAGAACTTTGAGATAATTACTGTTAGAGGTAAGCAGGGATTTAGTTTGTCAGAAGAAAAGACTCAAGAGAAGTTATTGATTAATTTCCATCCAAGCGCAAAAGAAAAACAGAAAGCAGCTAATCTATCTGCTCAGGTAGTAAGGGACAAGATCCTACCTGTTTACGAAGAATTAGTAAAAGAATCTAAGAATAGAAGAAAAGACGATCTTACGAAAGGAGAAGAAGGCGAAGGCGCTGATAAAGGTGAGCCTGGTTCAGGTGGCGGTATGGGTGAAGAAGAGGCGGAAAAGCAGGCTGAGAAGGATGTAGAGCAATCGTCAGGAGAGGCTGCAGATGAGATAGGGCCGAAGATCCCGATTAGCGGAGAAGAGGCGCCAGAAGAGGGTAAACCAGAGGAGAAAGAGGATAAAGAGAAAGGTACAGGTAAGTCTGGGGAAGAAGAAGTCCAGCCAGGGGAATACAAAGGTAAACCAGGAGATAAGGAGGCCAAGCCAGAAGAGGACAAAGAAAAACCAGAAGAAAGCGAAGGAGAACCAGAAAAGGGCAAGGTCGAACCAGAAGAGGACAAGAAACCAGAACCGTCACAGGCCAAACCACAGGGGCCTATGTCTATTGAAGAAAGAGCAAGATTGAGAGATAAACTAAAAGATAGCCTAAAAGAACAGCCTAAAGGCAGGATGTCTGTCAGGGATCGCGTGAAGTTGAATACCCAGCTCAAGAGTACCATTCAGATGCACAAGACAAGATATGACAAATATTATAGACCTGTCGCCAGGATAATAGAAAAGCTTTTTGGCACGCTGGATAACGAGTTGCATAAGGATACAAAGTTTAGATATAAAGGCCATTTTGAGACCGGGCCCAGGCCTGACATGAGGAAGGCTATGACAATGAAGAAGACCGGAGACATGAGCATATGGCTCAGGCGCGTCAAGGCTACTCAGAGGAGTTTTAAATTTGTCCTGGTCCTGGATGAAAGCGGTTCTATGGGCAGCTGCAGAGAAGATGCCATTAAAGCCCTTGTTGTTTTTATGGAGGTGCTATCAAGATTAAAGATAGACTTTGCTGTTATTGGATTTAGCGATTCCCCGTCCATCCATAAGACCTTTGGAGAAAAATTTAAATATAAAAATAAGGATGAGCTTATAAGCGAGGTTGATTCCTATATGGGGCATGGAGGCACCAATGATAGCGGAGCAGTGGATAAGGCTGTTGAATTGCTGGATAATGAAATAAGCGATACAAAGGTAGTTGTGGTTGTCACAGATGGATACGGCAATATAGGAGATACATTAGATAATGCCTTGAGTAGAGGTTATAAAAAACGCATAGATACTATAGGTATAGGAATAGGCGCGGATATGAACTATGTAAAGGAAGCATATGATCTTGGTATTACCGTGGAAGACCTGCAGGCTTTGCCAGTGGCAATGGCGCAGGTCCTGGTGGATATTGTTATACGCGGCAAGCATGTCAGGCCAAAGGGACGAGTTATTGAAGAGGTAGATAGCGATCAACAGGAATCTCAATCTAAAACCCGGAATTTTATTGGGATTTTGAAAAATATAATTAGTAGGCAGGATAAATTAGAAGACAGGAAGATTATAAATGATATACTTGTCTCAGGGGAACTTATCTTTTCAATGACCGGACTACATGAGGCAGATATCGATTCAGTTATAGTTAAGATGAGAGGGAGAGCCCCAGAATTTCAATATAATCATTATACAATAATTGTAAACAAAGGCAAAGATGATGAGATTCAGTTTCCTATTGCAGTAGGTAAGGGCGGAAGAACGCATGATAATAATGCCGAAGAAGAAATGATAAAGTATGATGATTGTGTAATAGGGTCTATTATTTCACAGGACAAAATCTATGATTATGTTGCTCGTCCAGAATTAGATATTAGTGATTCTAATTACACAAAAAACAGTTATGATTATGATACCGAGTTGCAGCTAAAATTAGAACAACACAAAAACAGATTTGTGGAAATTTGTAATTAAAAGGTGTTTTAGAAAACAATGTTGAGAAATATTAAAATTCTCCTTGACAAATGACTAATCATATGATAAGCTTTAATCAAGATGACAGATAAAGAGATTAGGCTAAAGATAAAAGAATACAGGGAAAAGCATAGTCTTACCCAGGAAGAATTAGCAAGGAAGCTGGATATTCCTAGCATTACAATATCACGATGGGAGCGAGGGAAGAATGCTTCAAAGATCTACAGAAAAGTCCTTAAACAAAGAGGAGTAATATGAATTTGATATTTTTTTGCCCATCTACTAATCATTTGATTAGTCATATTATTAGAAGGAGAGGTATAAAATGACACAGGGCGACATTTTATTTGTGGAAGATATTGCGAGATTATTTCATGTAACAGCTAATACGATTCAGCGGAAGAGATGGAGACAGGAGACCGGCATACCTTTACATAAGATAGGGAAGAAGTTATGCGGATTTAAACATGAAGTAGAGGAGTGGGCTAAATCAAGATGAGAACAAGGATTTCAGGCGTAAGAGAGATAATTAAAGGCAAGAGATACGAGGTGAACTTTGTCGTAACTGGCAAAAGGTACCAGTATCGCATTGATGCTACGTCTCTAACCGAGGCATTCAATAGGAAATTACAGGACATGGTAGAGAAAAAGAAGAATGTTAGTATGCTTATGAATAATGGAGAGCGGCTTAATGCTGGATTCAGTGACGCATGGGAGAGGCTGCATTCAGATCTTATCGCAGATAACCTCCCCAAGAAGACTATACAACATTATGCCAAGACATATAATAGGCTATTTAATGAGTTCCTGAACTCGAAATTTCCAGAGATACAGAGTTTTAATCAGATAGCTTTATTGGTTTTCAAAGAATACAAAAGTTACTATGTCAATGATCTTGATAGGCCTAAGGGATGGAGGGCAGAGCTTATTTTTGTTAAAGCTATAATGAGGCGTCTATATGGTCTCGGTTATTGCAGTAAGGAATTAGTAGAAAGTCTAAAAGACATTAAAAAGCCACATAGCAATAAAAAGG encodes:
- a CDS encoding AAA family ATPase, whose amino-acid sequence is MSFIKEHKFLMIFLVVALILPLIFPNNSDAQSVSYLSTFGFAGSMDLRKGHGKVTKDLGVDSKIAELMVELNGKIVKDARDRKIGEDKREPYEFTLRDVRKWTEFFNKYKAGMGITKAFVKGAYYIYRDRMETETDKKKFMDHLKKLKLDELVKIDTEVVDLKELFNDEKEDTFSALFGKNPWAVFSHYIKGDSQELKEAVELMRQMLLDEDETKAAQAIATWSSLPDEVVKELTSIGIDKDIGQEIFKNINETQGQPDAVFIARLRALGELNYNEAAPLILDSLEYYLQREISLEVVEAMVDTLVRLGYRGEAVRKLEDILEKADSSMHKDLGILLDIARGRAAARTEAKTVSSDALKLKNIFRSKSGEIKRNFKKVIEQDANLNGIDRMISEYFRRNGTKLQFVDAMLKINNREEDKRYVPDEKASEMIPISHTVRDLERIAQAIDLEDPLLLVGETGVGKTSLVRFLAALSKNNFRRFNLNGQTDKLEFIGGFKPERITVSLSEAETIIRDTLSSDRKSDLDLLRNVVRKITGDDASYDEAEEFVKKALSQRSKKAILYIGQAIANKNIRFKWDDGILIEAMKKGHWLLLDEINLAEPEVIERIRYLLDPDGYLTISEHDKETFIKAQEYDRRVSLIVKELEEKGTKVSKKELVAKAIKELKTQGIYRIHPNFRLFATMNPAEYEGRKDMSPALMNKFRVKWINELTDEDLRKIICVKYRFSESFIDKLMIFHKNLKEISGQHGKLGMEEGQPYYFTIRHLLRLAERLKDRNAHTEFKTDKDIERAIYFESQEVYGDELRDREDIKIFNKMLKKTFKDNYEARDIEVDSSKDEIVIGEAILKINKKGGKLVPGADAILKLVPTTKRYLAKLARAIQMNEKLLLVGPTGGAKTSLIKFLAHLTNNEFVRINLDVQTDASELIGKLIPKEGEDGFEWVDGILVKAMREGQWILLDEINLAEPDILERINSLLDDDGNLVLTEHNNERIQPHPNFRLFAAMNPDRYAGRNRLSRAMKNKFSEKWISGKMSEQEINDIINFYLTDTMVSQLGAVKESIADSISPEMARLYLRTLDMIETGELGRDKISGGDIGDYNFSMRDLRDWADFIRRLAPQIGNARAMIEGALYIYRDRLEGIIDKENFRDKILKAIDQTVFPGDAIDIDKMDVLEEEGRGALELLEQKMEEEGATQTDLEKATILEKFDDLTKDFPLGFNADYGLPAIRRNLISTNTEDFANGVRGFALLPVAIAEELLETALDSAQPEIKRAGIEVVGHLGIGKAKFSDILIESLNSDSQEVRIAAALVMEQLFDKDSIPKVPRPDRLGRREAVRLLVERSTDVQDDGGQDYLGIKNIIRSPVLNSLSGIFGSFLGTIGILQALAGGDLGVILTILVILVPTLASMALFQITMRLFYLGYNIIFSQQYNILAERYKTIPLNPEDFYALIRDPGLVSFSTLPITFETGSNLAPTKLGLLLKIVSSVGSATGLMFTMLAFQESSMLFLFKLLSNPIVLSIYSSAVGAAFGWVLSSAILTGVSVSREAMYNPLIHSYRTKTKKHMGRETFNITLPYDKETIELFTRYREEQDRRANINVALEDHKVFMQDIESALKEDKIKVDTERGKVLIDDIEIDVDMENNRAHVPEKKTAELIKTVSTVRNLKKIAISTMLDDPVLLVGESGVGKTSLVRYLAYLTNNNFRRFNLNGRTDKTEFIGGWKPDEDGNFQWVEGILIKALREGDWLALDEINLAESQVLERINSLLDDDGQLRITEHHDETWIKDPEYDRRVKDIQDKENCSEEEAKKILTEQRVFCIHPKFRLFATMNPAEYAGRNLLSPALMNRFRVKWIDDLYMNEKKAILHEIYGARDGRPGLSLDHIDRLDYLHTGIKNLSISRDFGADERDPYYYSLRDLMKVGKRVKVRIEDMLDRGDGVSGQEITNFVYQEFLEVYGDRIRDEDEYKRFRDFMVKAVFPNGLEDKNFRISESEDKVRFGEVVLDKWKEGGKYVPDEWARLTQTPSTRKHLKKLAKAVKLDEKLLMVGPTGSAKTSLARCLAHMTGNNFMRVNLDAQADTAEIIGHYVPEEDSEDKFRWVDGDLIEAMRNGCWILFDEINLAEPEILERINSLLDDDGCLVITEHEGEKWISAKDYDEKVLNYVEEKKTDKDERDESEIEKEAKEKLFKQGIYRIHHNFRLFAAMNPERYAGRNRLSLAMRNKFSETWISGKLSIKEKRDIVTDFLDNVQDAESVARDMVLFHERVERLKEEQLFEGGGPGGYEFSMRELKSWAMYINKYKDTLGIEKAFIKGARYVYYDRIESLPAEISLDPEKDRKAFRKLLRKIKLRNARSHIKDVFEKEVKKSDKAVVQKDGQEIQIFDTVLEVNKDEDREYVPSRETADLILTDATLKNLEKVVESVSLKENLLLKGETGVGKTSLIRYLAYITGNSFRRFNLSGQTEKIDFIGGFKPRKGHFEWHPGILIEAMKRGDWFVLDEINLAPPQVLERINSLLDDDGFIVITEHKGEKWIQAEKYNVMKSRYRQEFSLTEEEAEQRLTDEYIFKIHENFRLFATMNPDEYAGRKAFSPALLNRFRVKWIDELPEKDLKEILAKRYSSFASKGFIDKALNVHHKMRENAEGIIEEKICFTVRHLMRWFDRVQNGIKRDSQADIDRLAVIEAKEVYGDGLSDEFMHLNLKKELVDILKGEFGSDYKDASMEIRQEQDFAYFGEVKLAREDISEREKWVSGPALREVPSTCRFLKKLAKCVSEEEAVLMVGLTGGGKTSLPRYLSDLTNSNFVALDLDGQTDTAQLIGQYVPNEKVEGGYEWKDGLLVEAMKKGWWILIDEINLAEPEIIERLNSLLDDDGYLVLTEHDNEKVVPKEGFRLFTAMNPEHYAGRTKLSIAMLNKFHQMWVPRDFKHDEELELVNHYLGHDGEIPTATIHVADDIVREVEDFIQKEIEEEDKRREAYEKRQRELALAREEAFNSVTMFGLAGLDYMIKSLSSIFKKDRQIERKLNLGVKYFNEKRERKVPGLSAAERRKLKKLNRRLKDIELITRFYGRDFDIDIYPGDGWAIAYPPGKPPRIIFPKKELLTKKRDYVAGASVHEAGHRDISWINKFFMQKESRRFLLNAVEDPRTNIWTRTKAGGTQKFTDALYVDSYPTHPEKTLDESGVMPHIQFGLGLIHHWYYGKEHPGIRDPKVLEALEKTREDTIRAYNIHAGVLAISKDEEIEDRFIIDSPLYGKQKIDLKIGDTSGLTRDDISRITRVDKENFEIITVRGKQGFSLSEEKTQEKLLINFHPSAKEKQKAANLSAQVVRDKILPVYEELVKESKNRRKDDLTKGEEGEGADKGEPGSGGGMGEEEAEKQAEKDVEQSSGEAADEIGPKIPISGEEAPEEGKPEEKEDKEKGTGKSGEEEVQPGEYKGKPGDKEAKPEEDKEKPEESEGEPEKGKVEPEEDKKPEPSQAKPQGPMSIEERARLRDKLKDSLKEQPKGRMSVRDRVKLNTQLKSTIQMHKTRYDKYYRPVARIIEKLFGTLDNELHKDTKFRYKGHFETGPRPDMRKAMTMKKTGDMSIWLRRVKATQRSFKFVLVLDESGSMGSCREDAIKALVVFMEVLSRLKIDFAVIGFSDSPSIHKTFGEKFKYKNKDELISEVDSYMGHGGTNDSGAVDKAVELLDNEISDTKVVVVVTDGYGNIGDTLDNALSRGYKKRIDTIGIGIGADMNYVKEAYDLGITVEDLQALPVAMAQVLVDIVIRGKHVRPKGRVIEEVDSDQQESQSKTRNFIGILKNIISRQDKLEDRKIINDILVSGELIFSMTGLHEADIDSVIVKMRGRAPEFQYNHYTIIVNKGKDDEIQFPIAVGKGGRTHDNNAEEEMIKYDDCVIGSIISQDKIYDYVARPELDISDSNYTKNSYDYDTELQLKLEQHKNRFVEICN
- a CDS encoding helix-turn-helix transcriptional regulator, whose translation is MTDKEIRLKIKEYREKHSLTQEELARKLDIPSITISRWERGKNASKIYRKVLKQRGVI
- a CDS encoding excisionase, with translation MTQGDILFVEDIARLFHVTANTIQRKRWRQETGIPLHKIGKKLCGFKHEVEEWAKSR